The following is a genomic window from Equus asinus isolate D_3611 breed Donkey chromosome 3, EquAss-T2T_v2, whole genome shotgun sequence.
TCCCTAACAGTTTAGACATAGATTACTTAAAAGAGAGCATCCAGTCTCCCCTTTCTGGGAGAGGATCAAACACGGATTGTTGCGTATGAGCTCCCTAAAAACATGAGCCCTGACTCATCTGTCTTTGGGAACCCCATGCAAACTCACCCAGTAGTGTCTGTGTCCTTGAGGGACTTTAGTGCCTAAATGTGATAAATCTCAGACAGGTGAAGAGGAGAGAGCCTCAAGGAGGCAGTTGGTGGAAAGAGAGCCCTGCGTTTAGAGGTTTGAATTTGGGCTATGAATTTTGTACCAGACTAAATTTTTGTATCCTTGGGCAAGACTCTCATCTGTAATTGTCCTGCCTTCTTACCTTACACTGTGAGGTTGCAGTGACAGTCAGTGGAGCTGGCTACGAGACcactttataaaaagtaaaactttgcATGCATGAAAGTTTTTTGCTTGTTCTATTGACCTCACCTGTTTATCCCTCTGGGCCCACCTCAGACATTTCTTCTGCTATGAAGCCATCCCCAGTTGTTTCAGGCAACAGGAATGAACATATGGCCTCACAGTACCCTGCCCAAACGATGATTGTAATATATATTGTCCTGATTGATGCCTGTAGTCAGGTTGTATCAGTTAACTTTTACCAAGATTGTGCTGCAGTGCAAACCACTGCAAAACTCAACGACTTAAAACCACAACAATGCTTTCTCACTCATGAGCCGGGTTAGCTGCGCTCTGCACAACGGACTTGCGGGGTGGCTCTGCTGCATGTGTCTCTCATCTTCCTCCCCGGAACAGCGGCTGACCAGGGCACACTCTCCTCGTGTTGATGGCAGAAGTGCACCGGCCAGGTGAAGCACACAGGCCTCTTAAGGCTGGGGACTGGCCCATTGTTGTTTCTGCTCACACGCCATTGGCCAAACTCAAACCAAATTTCTGGGAAGCACACTACCCCCACAATGAGGTTACGGGAAGGGCTGGACTCAGGGAGAGGGGAAGAATTGGGACTAAACGTTCAATCCTTCATAAGGTTTCCCCTGCCCtattagagtagaaatcaatCTTCCACACAGGTTCACCTGCCCTATTAGATCAGGAGCCTCTGAGGGGGGAGAGGGCAGACACAATGCCTGCTTCTATATCACCTGCCCGAGGCTGGCAGGGAGCAGATATTTCACTGGTGTTTGCTGAGAGCCAAAAGACCATTCCAACCCTTTTCTTTatagcagaggttggcaaactatggccacAGGCCCACTCTGGCCATGTTTTTACACAGAGAGCTAAACATAAAgtgttggaaaaaaatcaaaagaataataaaatgtagTAAGTATGAAATTCCGAtttgtgtccataaataaagttttattggaacacagccacgccccttcctttatgtattgtctgtggctgctctaGAGCAAAACAGCCTACTTGGAGTTGCCATAGAGACAGTCTGTCCTGCAAAGCCCAAAACATTTACTCTCAGGCCCTGTACAGAAGCTGTTTGCGACTCCCTGCTTTGCAGGATAAAGAACCTCAGAGCGCCCCAGGGAAGTGAATGCTGTGCCCAGACTACAGAGTTGTCAGCTGGATTAAGCCCTCTATCTAGGGTtaatattttccctctttgttTCCTAGTAATTGGCGGCCTGCGACACCAATGTGTCACTGATCAGGAGGCATTCCCTGCGGCAGCGCTCCATGACCCAGCGGCGCCCGGCCCACTGAAGCCACCGTGGTGTCCAGCATGGCCGCGTTGCTCCTGGGCGCGGTGCTGCTGGTGGCCCAGCTCCAGCTAGTGCCTTGCCGCCCCGCCGCGCCCGGGGCCGAGCCGGGCCAGCAGGAACTGGTGGGGAAAGCGGCCACCCTGCAGAACGAGGTCCGAGCTGGCGCGGCCCCCAACGGCTCTGCCCAGCAGCTGCCGCAGACCATCATCATTGGCGTGCGCAAAGGTGGCACCCGTGCGCTGCTGGAGATGCTCAGCCTGCACCCAGACGTGGCGGCTGCCGAGAACGAGGTCCACTTCTTCGACTGGGAGGAGCATTTCAGCCAAGGCCTGGGCTGGTATCTCAGCCAGATGCCCTTCTCCGCCCCGCATCAGCTCACGGTGGAAAAGACCCCCGCGTACTTCACGTCGCCCAAAGTGCCTGAGCGGGTCCACAGCATGAACCCGTCCATCCGGCTGCTGCTCATCCTGCGGGACCCGTCGGAGCGCGTGCTGTCCGACTACACCCAAGTGTTCTACAACCACGTGCAGAAGCACAAGCCCTACCCCTCCATCGAGGAGTTCCTGGTGCGCGACGGCCGGCTCAACGTGGACTACAAGGCGCTCAACCGCAGCCTCTACCACATGCACATGCAGAACTGGCTGCGCTTCTTCCCGCTGCGCCACATCCACATCGTCGACGGCGACCGCCTCATCAGGGACCCTTTCCCCGAGATCCAAAAGGTCGAGAGGTTCCTGAAGCTGGCGCCGCAGATCAACGCCTCGAACTTCTACTTTAACAAAACCAAGGGCTTTTACTGCCTGCGGGACAGCGGCCGGGACCGCTGCTTACACGAGTCCAAAGGCCGGGCGCACCCCCAAGTGGACCCCAAACTCCTCAATAAACTGCATGAATATTTTCACGAGCCAAATAAGAAGTTCTTCGAGCTTGTTGGCAGAACATTTGACTGGCACTGATTTGCAATGAGCTAGTCTCGGAACCTTTCGTATTGTAAGTTACGGTGTACACCTAGGGGAagaaacaagaattttaaaagggCATTTAAGctataatttatttgtaaaatccATAAATTACTTCTGTACAGTATTAGATTCACAATTGCCATATATACTAGTTATATTTTTCTACTTGTTAAATTGAGGgcattttgtattgtttttcatGGTTGTTAACATGTGTAATATGTCTCTATATGAAGGAACTAAAATATTtcactgcagaaaaaaaaaactctggaGACGCTGTCTTTTTTGAATATAATTAACTTGCCCCCAACTCAAAATAGCTGCCTGTGTTGCATTTATTGAAGAATCTATATTCCTttgttactaaaaaaaaaaaaaaaaaaaatgttttccatggCTATTAtgcatctctctcctcctctcctttcttcagagctcgttttaatttttaatgtctcGCTGTGGtcatcagatttattttttacttgcGTTATAAGTTTTATCTTCGCTAAGATCCCCTCTTCTTCTTGGAGGTGGCAGGTCCACCCACTCCCGACTTCTGCAGGTAGCTGAGTGTGGATTTTAACCCTACGTAAGCTCAGGGTGGACAAAGCAACGTTAAGACTAGAGAAGTAGTTCATAACTAGCAAGAGGCCCGTGGCATACACCTTTGCTTCAAAGATTGCTTGCATCTGTTTGTGATCCCAGCAATGGGCAAAACCCACAATAAAGGTGGGTGAAATTGGCAATAAAGGGGATTAAACCATTAGCCTTCAGAATGATCTTGGGGCTGTGCACTTTGCCCCAGGTGGCAGTGGGTCTCTAGAAAGCCCCttaaaatagaaaagaggaaTTGTCAAATCTGTGTGTCCTTTCTTGTAGATTCTGTAAAAAACTGACTTAAAGGGGTAACCCTTTGCTTAGATTGGCAGGCTATTTATTTCCTGGAAGATTAGTATGCATTATAGACATACATTCCATATGCACTGAGAAATAAATAcgtgtatttatgtatttaaaaatcaactctGAATTTGGAGTcctgaaagtgaaag
Proteins encoded in this region:
- the HS3ST1 gene encoding heparan sulfate glucosamine 3-O-sulfotransferase 1; the protein is MAALLLGAVLLVAQLQLVPCRPAAPGAEPGQQELVGKAATLQNEVRAGAAPNGSAQQLPQTIIIGVRKGGTRALLEMLSLHPDVAAAENEVHFFDWEEHFSQGLGWYLSQMPFSAPHQLTVEKTPAYFTSPKVPERVHSMNPSIRLLLILRDPSERVLSDYTQVFYNHVQKHKPYPSIEEFLVRDGRLNVDYKALNRSLYHMHMQNWLRFFPLRHIHIVDGDRLIRDPFPEIQKVERFLKLAPQINASNFYFNKTKGFYCLRDSGRDRCLHESKGRAHPQVDPKLLNKLHEYFHEPNKKFFELVGRTFDWH